Genomic segment of Paenibacillus antri:
AATTTCAGAAACCGTTCCATCGGGGTCTTTACTGACGACCTTGGCGTATCCGCCGTTCTTCACGTAGGTTTGGCTCAAGATCGAACCGTCCGCATACTCGGCGGCTTCCTTCATCAGCCCTTGGGCGGACATCTCCGGTTGCTCCTCGAAGACGTGCACGTACAACGTAAATTCGTCCTTCAGATGGTCGAACCGGACAAAGTTGGTCGAAAACTCGTTGTCCCATGGGCTGATTTCGGGCAAATACTCGATCGACCACCCGTAGTAGCTGTCCCCGATATGCGTGCTGTCGGCGTCTTGGTCGGTCAACTGGATATCTTCGCCCGCCTCGCTCGAACCTTTCTGAATGGTGATCGTCGACGTCGCGGCGTCGAAATTTACGGCCGCGCCGAACGTCTGCGTAATGAAGCGCAGCGGCACCATTGTCGTATTCGAGCTCAGCTCCGGGGCCGCTTCCAAGGTCGAGCTCTCGCCGTCGACCGAGACGTTCTTGCTTCCGATCGTCAATTGAATGTTTCGTCCTTCGTAGGCAAGGCCGATCGAGCTCGTTTTCTCGTCCCACTTCACCTCCGCGCCGAAGGCGGACGTAATGACGCGCAACGGCACCAGCGTAACGTTATTGGACAAATACGGCTTCGCGACTTGGATCGTCTGTTCGTTAATCTTGACGTTCTCGTTGCCGATCTGGACTTGGACTTCGACCGGCGCCGTCGCGGCGCTCGCGGTTCCGAGCGCGATCGCGGAGGACAATAGACCGCCGATCAAGGCTGTTTTCAACGTTTTATTCATCGCCAAGCTCCTTTGCTTCTCCGAAAGTAACTTCCTTGCGAATCAAGTCCCCGTTCGACATTAACATGATCTTCGCTTTGTCGCCCGGCAAGTAATTTTTCAATAATTCGTTATAACCCACTAACGTATTCACGTTGACGTCGTTGATGGAGTAGATGACGTCTCCCGCCTTAATGCCGGCCTTCTGCGCGGGCGAATCCTTGCTCACGAATTTCACCTTCAACGGATCGGTCGTCGGAAGTCCGATTAAGGCCGCCCAGCTTTCTTCCAGCTCGACGCCCAAGGAAGGGCGCTTAACCTTGCCATATGCGAAGAAGTGTTTCATGACATACTCCGCCGTATCCGCCGGGATGGAAAAGCCTAAGTTTTCGACGCCGACCGCCGCGAACTTCAACGTATTGATGCCGACGACTTCGCCGTTCAGATTGACCAGCGGGCCGCCGCTGTTTCCCGGATTAATGGCGGCGTCCGTCTGGAGCAGCATGTATTTCGAATGCAGCGACCGTTGTACGCCGCTCACGACGCCGACGGAGATCGAGTTGCGCAACGCGAACGAGATCGGCGTCCCGATCGCGACGACGGATTCGCCGACCGCGGCATCCGTCTTGCTGAACGCTGCGACGGGCAACTGCTTCGCCTCGATCTTCACGAGCGCCAAATCGCTCTCCTCGTCGATATGCGTCCGCTTGCCCGCGAACGTCTTCCCCGCAGCCGTGACGACCGTGATTTCCTTCAGGTCCTTCACCACGTGCGCGTTCGTCAGGATCCATCCGTCCGTTTTCACGATGAAGCCGGTGCCATGGATGAGGTCGTTCCGGTTGACCGTCGTCCGTTGATCGCTTTCCGACGGACGTCCGATGATCGCGACGACCGCAGGCGAAACCTTCTCCACGACGGCCGAGACGCTCTTCTCCTCCACGTAGACGAACTTTCCGTCCTTCTGGTTGTAAATCCCGCTACCTCCGAACTGCTCCAGTACCTCTTTCGCCTTCAAATACACCTCGCCGTTGATCTCCTTGGCGGTGATCGGCGTTCCTTGACCGCCTGCGCCGGCAGCCGACGCCTGCGCGGCGATCGTCGCCGTGACGGCGACGGCCGCAACCCAACCGGACACCTTCCATACGTAAGGTTTCATAAGGGCTCCTCTTCTCCGATCGCTATGCAGCCTATGTGCTAGTTCAAAATCCCTAATCATTATACATTATGGAAACATTGGCGAATACAAGAAAATTGGAACAAAAAAACAAGGGGCACGGTGGCCCCTTGTTTTCTCTCTAGGATTAGTGCATCGAATGCATCGGCGCCGCGTGATTCACGATAACGCGACGAATGAATAACGCCATCGCGAGGCCGATCAGCGTCACGATCATCGCGAATAAGAACACATGCTGCGAGCCGAACGTCATCGCGTTCGCCACTTCGACCACTTCGGTCGGCGCCGACGACGACCCGAGGTAGCGTTCCATGCCCTGCGTCAGAATGCTGATCGCGACGGCGGTGCCGATCGCGCCGGCCACCTGCTGCAGCGTGTTCATGACGGCCGTACCGTGCGGGTACAGCTCCGGAGGCAGCTGATTCAGGCCGTTCGTCTGCGCCGGCATCCACACCATGGAGATGCCGACCATCAGGCCGATATGCAGCGCGACGATGAACGCGATCGACGTCGCCGGCGTAATGCCGGAGAAAAACCACAGCGCCGCCGCGACGATGGCGAGGCCCGGGATGACGAGCCACTTCGGCCCGTACTTGTCGAACAGCCGGCCCATGTACGGCGACAGGAAGCCGTTCAGCGCGCTGCCCGGCAGCAGCATGAGCCCTGCGGCGAACGCGGACAGCGCCATGCCGTTCTGCAAGTACATCGGCAGGATGATCATGCTCGACAAGATGATCATCATGCAGGAAAGCACCATCAGAAGTCCGACGATAAACATCGGATACTTGAACACGCGCATGTTCATCATCGGTTCGCGCATGGTCACTTGACGCAGAACGAACAGGGCGAGCGCCGCGAGGCCGATAGCGATCGAAGCGACGACGACCGGATGGCCCCATCCCTCCGAGCCTTCGCCGGCCTTGCTAAAGCCGAAGACGACGCCCCCGAAGCCGACCGTGGACAGCACGACCGACAGAATGTCGATGTGCGGCTTCGTGACTTCGGTGACATTTTCTAGATACTTGAGCCCTACGAGCAACCCGACGATCAAGACCGGGAGCGACAGCCAGAAGATGTAATGCCACGTTAAATATTCGATCATGAGTCCTGCGACGGTCGGTCCGGTCGCCGGCGCGAACATAATGACGAGGCCGACGAAGCCCATCGCCGCGCCCCGCTTCTCCGGCGGATACACGACCAGAATCGTATTGAACATGAGCGGAATCAGGAGACCCATACCGGCCGCCTGCAGCACGCGCGCGACCATCAGCATCTCGAAGTTGACCGCGAGCGCCGCGATCAAGGTACCGACGATGGAGCTCGCCAGCGAACCGACGAACAGCTGTCTCGTCGTAAACCATTGCAGCAGCAGCCCCGTCATCGGCATTAAGATGCCGAGCGTGAGCAGGAATCCCGTCGTCAGCCATTGCGCGGTCGCGGCCGAGATGTCGAACACGACCATTAAGTTGCTGATCGCGATGTTCAATGCCGTCTCGCTGAACATGCCGACGAAGCCGCAGATGAGCAGCGACGCCATAATGGCCTTCGTATTATATTGCTTTACCATCATTCCACTTCCTATCCCTTAGAAAATCTTATTTGACGAGCTCTTTGTTCGGTGGCTCGCTATCTGTTACAATAATGTTTACAGTTACGCAAGTCAATACCTTTACAATAATTTATTTCTGTTCGTCGATTCGCCCTTCGTCCCACGCGCGCTCCAGAATGCGAGACACCGTCTCCTCAGGCGTCCATTCGGTGGAATCGAGCCACAGTCCGAGCTTCGGCGTCTCCGTCCGCAATACGCCGTCCAGCTGGGACGGCGTCCAAATCCCGTACCCCTTCTTCCCCCGGCCGGCCTCCCGCGCTTCGACGGCGGCGACGGAGGGGCACAGCACGACCAAATACAACGGCCGGTGGCCCACATACGACAGAAAATCCATCAGCAGCGTCCCGACCACGACGTCCTGCATCACCACGTGAAATCCAGCCTCGAGATACGCGTCCGCCGCTTGCGCGGCCAGCCGGTACCGCAAGCGAAGCTGCTCGAGCCCGTCCGCATCGCCGTCCGGCTTCGCTTCGACCCGATCGTTCACGATCATCTTACGGAAGACGTCCCCGCGGAGATGAACGGATCGTTCGAATCGCTCCGCCAGCAGCTGCGCGACGGTCGACTTGCCGCTTGCCATAATCCCCGTTATCAAGAACAAATGCGGTCCGCTCGGCTGCATATGCTTCCCCTCCCGCTCCCTGTTAGAATTTCGCTATCTTCGAATGATATCGGAATCGCCGAGAGGTGGCAACGGAAATCGCGTCCACGAAGCCTTCTATTGTCACAAGCCCGCATATTGCCTAGGAAATAGGACCTCCCGCGCGAAAATCAGCCAGTCCCTCTTCCGAGACCGGCGCGCCAGAGGCGTCGAAGAACGCGAGCTTTATTTGCAGCATGCCGCGTACATGAGTCAGAATCTCTGCATGGCTACTTGCAGCGTCGCCTCTCCCGATGGGACGTCTTCGATCGTCTCCGAGAACGTGTCCAGCATCATGGCGAATAAATCGATGATTTCCAAGATTTTGTTCTTCGGCAGCAGCGCCGCGACCGAAGTACCATGTAGGTGTAAGCGCAAATTTGAGCTTATAAGCCGCGGTTCCGTATAACAGGCCGCTTTAAGCGCATTTCTGAGCTTATAAGCGGATTTTTCCGTCTAACAGGCTGTTCTAAGCGCATTTTTGAGCTTATTAGCGGAATTTTCCGCTTAACAGGCTGATCTAAGCGCATTTCTGAGCTTATAAGCGGAATTTTCCGCATAACTGGCCTCCCTAAGCGCATTTTTGAGCTTATTAGTGGCCCCCCCCCTTGCCGCCCACGAAAAAAAGGACGCCTCCGCGAAGGCGTCCCCCATCTATGCCCGGCGATAGACCACGTTCCCGCCGACCATCGTCCACTCGACTTCGAACCGCTCGTCCAACAGCACGAGATCCGCGTCCGCGCCCGCCTCGATCCGGCCCTTCGTCGGCAAGCCGAGCAAGTCGGCCGGCGTCCGCGTCGCCATCTCGACGGCGTGTCGCAGCGGAATGCCCGCGTTCACCGTCTTCGCCAGCGCCTCGTTCATCGTCACCGTGCTCGACGCGAGCGTGCCGTCGGCCAACGTCGCGACGCCGTCCGCCACCTTCACTTC
This window contains:
- a CDS encoding DHA2 family efflux MFS transporter permease subunit, producing MVKQYNTKAIMASLLICGFVGMFSETALNIAISNLMVVFDISAATAQWLTTGFLLTLGILMPMTGLLLQWFTTRQLFVGSLASSIVGTLIAALAVNFEMLMVARVLQAAGMGLLIPLMFNTILVVYPPEKRGAAMGFVGLVIMFAPATGPTVAGLMIEYLTWHYIFWLSLPVLIVGLLVGLKYLENVTEVTKPHIDILSVVLSTVGFGGVVFGFSKAGEGSEGWGHPVVVASIAIGLAALALFVLRQVTMREPMMNMRVFKYPMFIVGLLMVLSCMMIILSSMIILPMYLQNGMALSAFAAGLMLLPGSALNGFLSPYMGRLFDKYGPKWLVIPGLAIVAAALWFFSGITPATSIAFIVALHIGLMVGISMVWMPAQTNGLNQLPPELYPHGTAVMNTLQQVAGAIGTAVAISILTQGMERYLGSSSAPTEVVEVANAMTFGSQHVFLFAMIVTLIGLAMALFIRRVIVNHAAPMHSMH
- a CDS encoding S1C family serine protease, encoding MKPYVWKVSGWVAAVAVTATIAAQASAAGAGGQGTPITAKEINGEVYLKAKEVLEQFGGSGIYNQKDGKFVYVEEKSVSAVVEKVSPAVVAIIGRPSESDQRTTVNRNDLIHGTGFIVKTDGWILTNAHVVKDLKEITVVTAAGKTFAGKRTHIDEESDLALVKIEAKQLPVAAFSKTDAAVGESVVAIGTPISFALRNSISVGVVSGVQRSLHSKYMLLQTDAAINPGNSGGPLVNLNGEVVGINTLKFAAVGVENLGFSIPADTAEYVMKHFFAYGKVKRPSLGVELEESWAALIGLPTTDPLKVKFVSKDSPAQKAGIKAGDVIYSINDVNVNTLVGYNELLKNYLPGDKAKIMLMSNGDLIRKEVTFGEAKELGDE
- a CDS encoding AAA family ATPase, with translation MQPSGPHLFLITGIMASGKSTVAQLLAERFERSVHLRGDVFRKMIVNDRVEAKPDGDADGLEQLRLRYRLAAQAADAYLEAGFHVVMQDVVVGTLLMDFLSYVGHRPLYLVVLCPSVAAVEAREAGRGKKGYGIWTPSQLDGVLRTETPKLGLWLDSTEWTPEETVSRILERAWDEGRIDEQK